In one window of Desulfovulcanus ferrireducens DNA:
- a CDS encoding ribose-phosphate diphosphokinase gives MPRHGELKIITGTANPSLAEGICDHLGMNLSPTLVTTFSDGEIRVEIGDNVRGDDVFVVQSTCAPVNHNLMELCLMLDALKRASVGRVTAVVPYYGYARQDRKVVPRVPISAKLVADFITVAGVNRLLTVDLHAGQIQGFFNIPVDNLFAAEVLLDYMRQFNGDVVVVSPDAGGTERARAYAKRLGAELAIIDKRRDAPNKAEAMRIIGDVRDKTAIVLDDMIDTAGTMVAAGKVLAENGAREVYACATHPVLSGPAVTRLEQSVFKEIIVTDTIPLVEKARQCSKFKVISVASLLAKAIHNIHTESSVSVLFSH, from the coding sequence ATGCCGAGGCATGGAGAATTAAAAATTATCACTGGGACTGCCAATCCTTCGCTTGCGGAGGGGATTTGTGATCATTTGGGCATGAACTTAAGTCCAACCCTCGTGACTACTTTTAGCGATGGAGAGATACGGGTAGAGATTGGAGATAATGTACGCGGTGATGATGTATTTGTAGTTCAATCTACATGTGCCCCTGTAAATCATAACCTTATGGAACTTTGTTTGATGCTTGATGCGCTGAAGCGTGCCAGTGTGGGGCGGGTGACTGCAGTCGTTCCTTATTATGGTTATGCTCGTCAGGACCGCAAGGTTGTGCCTAGGGTTCCTATTAGCGCAAAGCTGGTGGCAGACTTTATCACGGTTGCAGGGGTTAATCGTTTGTTGACCGTTGATCTTCATGCCGGACAGATTCAGGGGTTTTTTAATATTCCAGTCGACAATTTGTTTGCAGCTGAAGTGCTGTTGGATTATATGCGCCAATTTAATGGCGATGTGGTGGTGGTCTCGCCCGATGCAGGGGGGACAGAGCGTGCCAGAGCCTATGCCAAGCGTTTAGGGGCGGAGCTCGCTATAATAGATAAGCGTCGAGATGCGCCTAATAAGGCTGAGGCGATGCGTATTATCGGGGATGTACGAGATAAGACGGCTATAGTTCTTGATGACATGATTGACACTGCCGGGACTATGGTTGCGGCGGGCAAGGTTTTGGCTGAGAATGGGGCCAGGGAGGTATATGCTTGTGCCACGCATCCTGTTTTGTCTGGTCCGGCCGTGACTAGGTTGGAGCAGTCTGTTTTTAAAGAGATTATTGTTACGGATACTATACCTCTTGTTGAAAAGGCCAGGCAGTGTTCAAAGTTTAAAGTGATTTCTGTAGCCAGTCTGCTGGCTAAGGCCATACATAATATCCATACAGAGTCATCAGTCAGCGTGTTGTTTTCGCACTAA
- a CDS encoding 50S ribosomal protein L25/general stress protein Ctc, with protein sequence MSEILTLQVETRTAKGKGASRKLRKQGFVPAVYYNAKGENIPLQVRSTPFRKTWEQAGSTHVVELEIADGDKVEKRPALIWAVDKHPFKSILIHVDFYGVDLEKEVTLQVPVQVVGKAKGVEAGGIIEIYRDQLEVTCLPTHIPEHIVIDVTDLDINQNLLVSDLTLPDGVKAVFEENFAVVGIVEPASSDTGGEEGEEEEVEE encoded by the coding sequence ATGTCAGAGATACTTACCCTGCAAGTTGAAACGAGGACAGCAAAGGGCAAGGGAGCAAGCCGTAAGCTTCGCAAACAGGGTTTCGTTCCGGCGGTGTACTATAATGCCAAAGGTGAAAATATTCCTCTTCAGGTTCGTTCCACTCCTTTCCGTAAAACATGGGAGCAGGCTGGCTCGACTCACGTGGTTGAGCTTGAAATTGCTGATGGTGACAAAGTTGAAAAGCGTCCGGCCCTTATTTGGGCAGTGGACAAGCATCCATTCAAGTCTATACTTATTCATGTTGATTTTTATGGTGTTGATTTAGAAAAAGAGGTCACTCTTCAGGTGCCTGTTCAAGTTGTAGGCAAGGCTAAAGGTGTTGAAGCCGGCGGTATTATTGAGATTTATCGCGATCAACTCGAAGTAACTTGTTTACCTACCCATATACCCGAACATATTGTTATTGATGTCACAGACCTGGATATCAATCAAAATCTACTTGTTAGTGATTTAACTCTTCCGGATGGTGTAAAAGCTGTTTTTGAAGAAAATTTTGCTGTAGTAGGAATTGTTGAGCCAGCTTCTTCCGACACAGGGGGAGAGGAAGGCGAGGAAGAAGAAGTAGAAGAGTAG
- the pth gene encoding aminoacyl-tRNA hydrolase, whose protein sequence is MRFSGLIVGLGNPGRKYVKTRHNFGFQVVDLFLSQKERYGPGVVKKKLKSLDLELYAWDDEDKKQSWLILKPLTYMNNSGVAVSKIMRKFFLSPDKVLVLHDELDLPLGRLKFKFGGGLAGHNGLRSIARYLGSREFARLRLGIGRPEPGGDIAGYVLSDFHPGEQDVWLKVVEKAVLALDIYCQHGFEYAQQIVNSWKIN, encoded by the coding sequence ATGCGATTTTCTGGACTAATAGTCGGACTGGGTAATCCTGGACGGAAGTATGTAAAAACCAGGCATAATTTTGGCTTTCAAGTTGTTGATTTATTTTTAAGCCAAAAAGAACGATATGGTCCGGGGGTAGTGAAGAAAAAGCTGAAGTCTCTGGACTTGGAGCTTTATGCGTGGGACGACGAAGATAAAAAGCAGTCATGGCTTATTTTAAAGCCTTTGACTTATATGAATAACAGTGGGGTGGCTGTTTCCAAAATAATGCGCAAGTTTTTTTTGTCGCCAGATAAGGTTTTGGTTCTTCATGATGAGTTGGATTTGCCACTGGGAAGATTAAAATTTAAATTCGGTGGAGGTCTGGCCGGTCACAATGGACTTCGTTCTATTGCGAGATATTTGGGCTCCCGGGAATTTGCCCGGTTGAGGCTTGGTATCGGCAGGCCTGAGCCTGGGGGCGATATAGCCGGTTATGTCTTGTCAGATTTTCATCCTGGTGAGCAAGATGTTTGGCTCAAGGTTGTTGAGAAAGCAGTGTTAGCCCTGGATATTTATTGTCAACATGGTTTCGAGTATGCCCAACAAATAGTAAATAGTTGGAAAATAAACTAA
- the rho gene encoding transcription termination factor Rho, with protein MNLSELKTKSMNELMELASQFKIENPSGLRKQELIFSILQACASQNGTIYGEGVLEILPDGFGFLRSPMYSYMPGPDDIYVSPSQIRRFGLRTGDVVSGQIRPPKEGERYFALLRVNKIGYADPDESKNLVLFDNLTPIYPNERYIMENGAENYSARIIDLLTPIGKGQRGLIVAPPRTGKTMLLQTIANSINANHPDAFLIVLLIDERPEEVTDMERTVKAEVISSTFDEPPQRHVQVAEMVLEKAKRLVERKMDVVILLDSITRLGRAYNAITPSSGRVLSGGLDANALQRPKRFFGAARNIEEGGSLTIIATALIDTGSRMDEVIFEEFKGTGNMDLYLDRHLADKRVFPAIDINRSGTRKEDLLLPKDVLNRVWILRKVLSPMNPINSMEFLLDKMRGTKNNKEFLDMMNK; from the coding sequence ATGAATTTGTCTGAATTGAAGACTAAATCCATGAATGAGTTGATGGAGTTGGCTAGTCAGTTTAAAATTGAGAATCCGAGTGGGTTGCGTAAACAAGAATTAATATTTTCTATTCTTCAGGCCTGTGCGTCCCAAAATGGGACTATATATGGAGAAGGTGTTTTGGAGATTTTGCCTGATGGATTTGGTTTTTTACGTTCGCCCATGTATAGTTATATGCCAGGTCCGGACGATATATATGTTTCACCTTCTCAGATAAGAAGATTTGGTTTGCGTACTGGTGACGTTGTCTCTGGTCAGATCAGGCCGCCCAAGGAGGGAGAACGTTATTTTGCTTTGCTAAGAGTCAATAAAATTGGCTATGCTGACCCGGATGAATCCAAGAATTTGGTTTTATTTGATAATTTAACCCCAATTTATCCTAATGAACGGTACATTATGGAGAATGGCGCTGAAAATTATTCGGCGCGTATAATTGATCTTTTAACTCCTATTGGAAAAGGTCAAAGAGGGTTGATTGTTGCTCCTCCAAGGACAGGAAAAACCATGCTTCTACAGACCATTGCCAATTCTATAAATGCTAACCATCCCGACGCCTTTCTCATAGTGCTGCTCATAGATGAGCGTCCAGAAGAAGTCACAGACATGGAGCGTACAGTCAAAGCCGAAGTAATTAGCTCCACTTTTGATGAACCACCCCAAAGGCATGTCCAGGTGGCGGAAATGGTTTTGGAAAAAGCCAAGCGCTTGGTTGAGCGGAAGATGGATGTGGTTATTTTACTGGATAGCATCACAAGGTTGGGGCGGGCATATAATGCTATAACCCCCTCATCCGGTCGGGTTCTGTCCGGAGGTTTGGACGCCAATGCTCTGCAAAGGCCAAAGAGATTTTTTGGGGCTGCACGAAATATTGAAGAAGGAGGAAGCCTGACCATTATTGCAACAGCCTTAATCGACACGGGTTCGCGCATGGATGAGGTTATATTTGAAGAGTTTAAAGGTACTGGCAATATGGACCTTTACCTGGATCGGCACCTGGCTGATAAGCGGGTTTTTCCTGCAATCGATATAAATCGTTCGGGAACCCGCAAGGAAGACTTGCTCTTACCTAAAGATGTGTTAAACCGCGTGTGGATCTTGCGTAAAGTCCTTTCGCCCATGAATCCCATCAATAGTATGGAATTCCTTTTGGATAAAATGCGAGGAACAAAAAATAATAAAGAATTTTTGGATATGATGAATAAATAG